A window of Acidimicrobiales bacterium contains these coding sequences:
- the purL gene encoding phosphoribosylformylglycinamidine synthase subunit PurL — MDEVIHRALGLTDEEAAEIQSILGHPPNHLELAMFAVMWSEHCSYKSSRLHLRRLPSEGPGVLVGPGENAGVIDAGDGIAVAVRIESHNHPSAIEPYQGAATGVGGILRDVFTMGARPIAVMDSLRFGPLDDARNRWLLEGVVSGISGYGNSVGVPTVGGEVAFDPCYSGNPLVNVLCLGVMPVGRLVRGRASGVGNLAVLLGSSTGRDGIGGVSVLASAGFGDAAAATDGGDGTAAGGRAPSANGSESLRPSVQVGDPFEEKRLLEACLELLDARLVVGIQDLGGAGLTCACSETAARGGTGMDIDVSAVPRREPAMEPYEVMTSESQERMLAIVTPADLARLLEVCARWEVSAAVVGRVTSGGRVRVLDGWDGPVLADVPAVALADEAPVYDRPRRAPAPPAGISLDEPDAAPPAGPRGRPEERDCGADLLALVGDVSWVYEQYDHQLFLNTVEGPGGDAAVLRLKAPGLPATRRGLALSTDGNSRWCRVDPRQGAAMTVAESALNVACAGARPVAVVDCLNFGNPEHPEVMWQLSEVVDGLAEACRALGLPIVGGNVSLYNESQGRYI, encoded by the coding sequence GTGGACGAGGTCATCCATCGAGCACTGGGCCTGACCGACGAGGAAGCGGCGGAGATCCAGTCGATCCTGGGCCACCCCCCCAACCATCTCGAGCTGGCCATGTTCGCGGTGATGTGGAGCGAGCACTGCTCCTATAAGTCGTCACGGCTGCACCTCCGGCGCCTCCCGAGCGAGGGGCCGGGCGTGCTCGTCGGGCCGGGGGAGAACGCCGGCGTCATCGATGCAGGTGACGGGATTGCCGTGGCGGTGCGCATCGAAAGCCACAATCACCCCTCCGCGATAGAGCCCTATCAGGGCGCGGCCACCGGTGTCGGGGGGATCCTGCGCGACGTGTTCACGATGGGTGCCCGTCCCATTGCCGTGATGGACTCTCTCCGCTTCGGGCCCCTGGACGATGCCCGCAACCGGTGGCTGCTCGAGGGAGTGGTGAGCGGGATCTCGGGCTACGGGAACTCGGTCGGCGTCCCGACGGTCGGCGGCGAGGTCGCCTTCGACCCCTGCTACTCGGGCAACCCGTTGGTGAACGTGCTGTGTCTCGGTGTGATGCCGGTCGGGCGGTTGGTGCGGGGTCGAGCCAGTGGGGTCGGCAACCTGGCCGTGCTCCTCGGATCCAGCACCGGGCGCGACGGCATCGGGGGGGTGAGCGTCCTGGCATCGGCGGGCTTCGGGGACGCGGCCGCGGCCACGGACGGCGGCGACGGGACGGCGGCGGGGGGTCGGGCACCGTCGGCCAACGGGTCCGAGTCCTTGCGACCGAGCGTGCAGGTCGGCGATCCCTTCGAGGAGAAGCGGCTGCTGGAGGCGTGTCTGGAGCTGTTGGACGCCCGGCTCGTGGTGGGCATCCAGGATCTGGGCGGGGCCGGCCTGACCTGCGCCTGCTCGGAGACGGCGGCTCGGGGCGGCACCGGCATGGACATCGACGTGTCGGCCGTGCCCCGCCGGGAGCCCGCCATGGAGCCGTACGAGGTGATGACCAGCGAGAGCCAGGAGCGGATGCTGGCGATCGTGACCCCGGCGGATCTGGCGCGCCTCCTCGAGGTGTGCGCCCGCTGGGAGGTCTCGGCCGCGGTGGTCGGTCGGGTCACGTCGGGCGGGCGGGTCAGGGTCCTCGACGGGTGGGACGGGCCCGTGCTGGCCGACGTCCCCGCGGTCGCCCTAGCCGACGAGGCGCCCGTCTACGACCGGCCCCGACGGGCTCCGGCGCCACCTGCGGGCATCTCGCTGGACGAGCCCGACGCCGCGCCACCCGCTGGCCCGCGAGGCAGGCCCGAGGAGCGCGACTGCGGCGCCGATCTCCTCGCCCTCGTGGGCGACGTCTCGTGGGTGTACGAGCAGTACGACCACCAGCTGTTCCTCAACACCGTCGAGGGGCCCGGCGGCGACGCCGCCGTCCTCCGCCTGAAGGCGCCGGGTCTTCCCGCCACCCGCAGGGGCCTGGCCCTGTCGACCGACGGCAACAGCCGCTGGTGCCGCGTCGACCCCCGCCAGGGAGCGGCGATGACCGTAGCCGAGTCGGCGCTCAACGTGGCCTGCGCCGGCGCCCGCCCGGTGGCCGTGGTCGACTGCCTCAACTTCGGCAACCCCGAGCACCCCGAGGTCATGTGGCAGCTGTCGGAGGTCGTCGACGGCCTAGCCGAGGCGTGCCGGGCCCTCGGCCTGCCGATCGTCGGGGGCAACGTCAGCCTCTACAACGAGAGCCAGGGGCGCTACATCG
- the purQ gene encoding phosphoribosylformylglycinamidine synthase subunit PurQ: MSARVGVIVFPGSNCEHDVVEAIEGLGGEAELVWHGARSVSGVDALVLPGGFAHGDYLRPGALARFSPVMDAVRSFAAEGGPVLGVCNGFQILTEAGLLPGALQKNHHLKFLCTTVSVRIEPNRSFISGLTEPGSVLRLPINHFEGNYICQPETLAQLRSDDRIVARYCDNPNGSIDDIAGITNEAGNVVGLMPHPERAYDKLLGSADGASLLGSLLDRSSGHDHPPASAAGVATPGPGGSRLA; the protein is encoded by the coding sequence GTGAGCGCACGCGTCGGCGTGATCGTCTTCCCGGGATCGAACTGCGAGCACGACGTGGTCGAAGCGATCGAAGGCCTCGGCGGGGAGGCCGAGCTGGTGTGGCACGGCGCCCGCTCCGTGTCAGGAGTCGACGCGCTGGTGCTGCCGGGAGGCTTCGCCCACGGCGACTATCTCCGCCCCGGTGCCCTGGCCCGGTTCTCCCCGGTGATGGACGCGGTGCGCTCCTTCGCCGCTGAAGGCGGCCCGGTATTGGGTGTGTGCAACGGCTTTCAGATCCTCACCGAGGCGGGCTTGCTTCCCGGCGCGCTTCAGAAGAACCATCACTTGAAGTTCCTCTGCACGACCGTGAGTGTCCGTATTGAGCCCAACCGATCCTTCATCTCAGGGTTGACTGAGCCCGGATCAGTGCTCCGGCTTCCCATCAATCACTTCGAGGGAAATTACATCTGCCAGCCCGAGACGCTCGCCCAGCTTCGCTCTGATGACCGAATCGTTGCCCGCTACTGCGACAACCCGAACGGCTCGATCGACGATATCGCGGGGATCACCAACGAGGCGGGGAACGTCGTCGGACTGATGCCTCATCCCGAGCGGGCCTACGACAAGTTGCTCGGCTCCGCCGACGGAGCGAGCCTCTTGGGTTCGCTGCTGGACCGGTCGAGCGGGCACGACCACCCGCCGGCCTCCGCAGCGGGTGTCGCTACCCCTGGGCCCGGTGGATCCCGGCTCGCCTGA
- the purS gene encoding phosphoribosylformylglycinamidine synthase subunit PurS, with translation MRFHALVEVRLRPGIADPQGATIERALPALGFGGVEGVRVGKAIRFDVEASDEAAARVEIDELCRRLLANPVIEDADVSISPGQGSVTTGGRTG, from the coding sequence ATGAGGTTTCACGCCCTCGTCGAGGTGCGCCTCCGCCCCGGGATCGCCGACCCGCAGGGGGCCACCATCGAGCGGGCCCTGCCCGCCCTGGGCTTCGGGGGGGTCGAGGGTGTGCGGGTAGGCAAGGCGATCCGCTTCGACGTCGAGGCTTCCGACGAGGCCGCGGCGCGCGTCGAGATCGACGAGCTGTGCCGACGGCTGCTGGCCAACCCGGTCATCGAGGATGCCGACGTCAGCATCTCACCCGGGCAGGGGTCGGTCACCACTGGAGGTCGGACAGGGTGA